A DNA window from Kitasatospora atroaurantiaca contains the following coding sequences:
- a CDS encoding SDR family oxidoreductase — MTTSPILVTGGTGTLGGHVVPLLRAAGREVRVLSRHRRESGDGIEYVAGDLLKGEGIEAAVDGVEIVLHLAGGPKGDDEATRNLVRAASKAGVRHLVYISVIGADKVPLGYFKAKLGAEQAVADSGIPWTTLRAAQFHDLVLTVVEKMAKLPVIPVPGGLRFQPVDSREVAARLVELTLGKPAGLVPDLAGPKVYGMADLARGHLQARGKRRLMMPVRMPGKAGRAYRAAENLSLEGAAVGERTWEDFLAERVG, encoded by the coding sequence GTGACGACCTCACCCATCCTGGTCACCGGCGGCACCGGCACGCTTGGCGGCCACGTCGTCCCCCTGCTGCGGGCAGCGGGCCGCGAGGTGCGGGTGCTCAGCCGGCACCGCCGTGAGTCCGGGGACGGCATCGAGTACGTGGCCGGCGACCTGCTCAAGGGCGAGGGGATCGAGGCCGCGGTGGACGGGGTCGAGATCGTCCTGCACCTCGCGGGTGGCCCCAAGGGCGACGACGAGGCGACCCGGAACCTGGTGCGGGCCGCGTCGAAGGCGGGGGTGCGGCACCTGGTGTACATCTCGGTCATCGGGGCGGACAAGGTCCCGCTGGGCTACTTCAAGGCCAAGCTGGGCGCGGAGCAGGCCGTGGCCGACTCCGGCATCCCGTGGACGACGCTGCGTGCCGCCCAGTTCCACGACCTGGTCCTGACGGTGGTGGAGAAGATGGCGAAGCTTCCGGTGATCCCGGTCCCGGGCGGACTGCGGTTCCAGCCGGTCGACTCGCGCGAGGTGGCCGCCCGGCTCGTGGAACTGACGCTCGGCAAGCCGGCCGGCCTGGTACCCGACCTGGCCGGGCCGAAGGTGTACGGGATGGCCGATCTGGCTCGCGGACACCTGCAGGCACGCGGCAAGCGCCGGTTGATGATGCCGGTACGGATGCCGGGAAAGGCCGGCCGCGCGTACCGGGCCGCCGAGAATCTGTCTCTCGAGGGGGCTGCTGTGGGCGAGCGGACCTGGGAGGACTTCCTGGCCGAGCGGGTCGGCTAG
- a CDS encoding MFS transporter, with product MSVLDERAIPDSASPPQPRMTRRQRAILVLLLSTTFLLAADFSLLNVAIPVIGDGLGFAVGDLQWIATAFALTAAGFTLLFGRVADIYGRRRIFLAGIALLVLSSLVGGAANEPAVLIAARVAQGVATAMATPSALALLTTSFPEGPLRAKALGVNGAMISAGFTVGAVVGGLLTDLLSWRWAFLINVPVGVAIIVLTPLLLAESKITERARMDVPGAVTVSVGLVSLVYGVSRAGGLGWGSPLVLGFIALGVVLLGAFWRIELRSDAPLASVWILRKPSVRWGNFGGLIAITMQTAVIFLATLYLQEVIGYSAMATGLAFSVLGVSAFLGGVIAPRIVGRFGNRLGLVSGMVLQAVAPLGMFLVAGDSSSIALVLAALTVGAFGHLTAVVSYMITATSGLPDEEQGLATGLATMTQQVGLAAGIPVLSAVATSRIHALEATHSTSEAVLSGVRLALAIDAGVVLLAALVIALLLRRSTEERAAAAL from the coding sequence ATGTCCGTCCTGGACGAGCGAGCGATCCCGGACAGCGCCAGCCCACCGCAGCCGCGCATGACGCGGCGGCAGCGAGCGATCCTGGTACTGCTGCTCAGCACGACGTTCCTGCTCGCCGCCGACTTCTCCCTGCTCAACGTGGCCATCCCGGTCATCGGCGACGGACTCGGCTTCGCGGTCGGGGACCTGCAGTGGATCGCCACGGCGTTCGCCCTCACCGCCGCCGGGTTCACGCTGCTCTTCGGCCGCGTCGCCGACATCTACGGCCGCCGCCGGATCTTCCTGGCCGGCATCGCGCTCCTGGTGCTGTCCTCGCTGGTCGGGGGCGCGGCGAACGAGCCCGCCGTCCTGATCGCGGCGCGGGTCGCCCAGGGTGTGGCCACCGCGATGGCCACCCCGTCCGCCCTGGCCCTGCTCACCACGTCGTTCCCCGAGGGTCCGCTGCGCGCGAAGGCGCTGGGTGTGAACGGCGCGATGATCTCGGCCGGATTCACCGTCGGCGCGGTCGTCGGCGGCCTGCTCACCGACCTGCTGAGCTGGCGCTGGGCCTTCCTGATCAACGTGCCGGTCGGCGTTGCGATCATCGTCCTCACCCCGCTGCTGCTCGCCGAGAGCAAGATCACCGAGCGGGCCAGGATGGACGTGCCCGGCGCGGTCACCGTGAGCGTCGGCCTGGTCTCGCTGGTGTACGGCGTCTCCCGGGCCGGCGGCCTGGGCTGGGGCAGCCCGCTGGTGCTCGGCTTCATCGCACTCGGCGTCGTCCTGCTCGGCGCGTTCTGGCGGATCGAGCTGCGCTCGGACGCCCCGCTCGCCTCCGTGTGGATCCTGCGCAAGCCGAGCGTGCGGTGGGGCAACTTCGGCGGCCTGATCGCCATCACCATGCAGACCGCGGTGATCTTCCTGGCCACCCTCTATCTGCAGGAGGTCATCGGGTACTCGGCGATGGCCACCGGTCTCGCCTTCTCGGTACTGGGCGTCTCGGCCTTCCTCGGCGGGGTCATCGCCCCGCGGATCGTCGGCCGCTTCGGCAACCGCCTCGGCCTGGTCAGCGGCATGGTGCTGCAGGCGGTCGCGCCGCTCGGGATGTTCCTGGTCGCCGGGGACAGCAGCAGCATCGCCCTGGTGCTCGCCGCGCTGACGGTGGGCGCCTTCGGCCACCTGACCGCCGTCGTCTCGTACATGATCACCGCGACCTCCGGCCTCCCCGACGAGGAGCAGGGGCTCGCCACCGGTCTGGCCACGATGACCCAGCAGGTGGGCCTCGCCGCGGGCATCCCGGTGCTGAGCGCCGTCGCGACCAGCCGCATCCACGCCCTGGAGGCGACCCACTCGACGAGCGAGGCGGTGCTCTCGGGCGTCCGCCTGGCCCTGGCCATCGACGCGGGCGTGGTGCTGCTCGCCGCCCTGGTCATCGCGCTCCTCCTTCGCCGCTCGACCGAGGAGCGGGCAGCCGCAGCGCTCTGA
- a CDS encoding TIGR03086 family metal-binding protein — translation MHTDWERTDFDRTRRLHAQAVRDSVTLVGQVTPEDLPLPTPCAAWALSDLLAHMTAQHRGFAAAALGHGQDLTHWEVRPLGGDAVEQYGEAAEQVIAAFATVAAPDRALTLPEFTAARTFPAARAIGFHLIDYVVHSWDVARSLGLAYDPGPELLQAALPIARAVPDGDSRVAPGSPFRPALAADPDAGPLELILTALGRSPDWRSPVRDAAAGSPQGTAVCDTTC, via the coding sequence ATGCATACGGATTGGGAGCGGACGGACTTCGACCGCACACGACGCCTCCATGCCCAGGCGGTCCGGGACAGCGTGACCCTGGTGGGCCAGGTGACCCCCGAGGATCTGCCCCTGCCGACGCCCTGCGCAGCGTGGGCGCTGAGCGATCTGCTCGCCCACATGACGGCCCAGCACCGGGGATTTGCGGCGGCCGCGCTCGGGCACGGCCAGGACCTGACGCACTGGGAGGTCCGGCCGCTCGGCGGGGACGCCGTCGAGCAGTACGGCGAGGCAGCCGAGCAGGTCATCGCGGCGTTCGCGACCGTGGCCGCCCCGGACCGCGCCCTCACCCTCCCCGAATTCACCGCAGCCCGGACGTTCCCCGCAGCCCGGGCCATCGGCTTCCACCTCATCGACTACGTGGTGCACAGCTGGGACGTCGCCCGCAGTCTCGGTCTCGCGTACGACCCCGGGCCCGAACTCCTGCAAGCCGCGCTGCCGATCGCCCGCGCAGTGCCGGACGGCGACTCCCGGGTCGCCCCGGGCAGCCCCTTCCGGCCGGCGCTGGCCGCGGACCCCGACGCGGGCCCGCTGGAGCTGATCCTGACGGCCCTGGGCCGGTCGCCGGACTGGCGGAGCCCGGTCCGGGATGCGGCAGCCGGCTCGCCCCAGGGCACCGCAGTCTGCGACACGACATGCTGA
- a CDS encoding ketoacyl-ACP synthase III family protein yields the protein MKYEDLYISGVGSWYPKPVPVDKAIDAGWYDEGTRRRTGQLSATVAGDDDSQPEMAARAGTLAVRQAGLAQSDFGLLLHATTGFCGLDGWNVGSYLQHEVLGGHGVAFEVRQQSNGGMAAIELAAAYLAAGTDRTAALITASDRFAEPVWDRWRAYTGLVLGDGASAAVLSRQPGFARVLSVATESRAELEGAQRGDLPFRANPDPSDADAYPISLINRMKGFASNGMGLSEIFRRMNASLIKAVAVATDEAGIRPSDADHLIFPNFGRTMLQQEVLEPLGLDLDRTLWQWGREIGHAGATDQFGALDHLGREGLLEPGQRVLMTGIGLGFNWTSAVVEILERPTPVGPQL from the coding sequence ATGAAGTACGAGGACCTGTACATATCCGGCGTCGGCTCGTGGTACCCGAAACCGGTGCCGGTGGACAAGGCCATCGATGCCGGCTGGTACGACGAGGGGACCCGGCGGCGTACCGGGCAGCTCAGCGCGACCGTGGCCGGGGACGACGACTCCCAGCCGGAGATGGCCGCCCGCGCAGGCACGCTGGCGGTACGTCAGGCAGGCCTCGCGCAGAGCGACTTCGGGCTCCTGCTGCACGCCACCACCGGGTTCTGCGGCCTGGACGGATGGAACGTCGGCTCCTATCTGCAGCACGAGGTCCTGGGCGGGCACGGCGTCGCTTTCGAGGTCCGGCAGCAGTCCAACGGCGGCATGGCCGCGATCGAGCTGGCCGCGGCCTACCTGGCGGCCGGGACCGACCGCACCGCAGCCCTGATCACCGCCTCGGACCGCTTCGCCGAGCCGGTCTGGGACCGCTGGCGGGCGTACACCGGGCTGGTGCTGGGTGACGGTGCGAGTGCCGCGGTGCTCTCCCGGCAGCCCGGCTTCGCCCGGGTGCTGTCGGTGGCGACCGAGAGCCGCGCGGAGCTGGAGGGTGCCCAGCGCGGCGACCTGCCGTTCCGGGCCAACCCCGACCCGAGCGACGCGGACGCGTACCCGATCAGCCTGATCAACCGTATGAAGGGCTTCGCGTCCAACGGGATGGGCCTGTCGGAGATCTTCCGGCGGATGAACGCCTCGCTGATCAAGGCGGTGGCGGTCGCGACGGATGAGGCGGGGATACGCCCCTCGGACGCCGATCACCTCATCTTCCCCAACTTCGGCCGGACGATGCTGCAGCAGGAGGTTCTGGAGCCGCTGGGCCTGGACCTGGACCGGACGCTCTGGCAGTGGGGGCGGGAGATCGGCCACGCGGGTGCGACCGACCAGTTCGGCGCCCTGGACCACCTCGGCCGTGAGGGGCTGCTGGAGCCCGGTCAGCGGGTCCTGATGACGGGAATCGGGCTGGGATTCAACTGGACGTCCGCCGTGGTGGAGATCCTCGAGCGGCCCACTCCCGTCGGGCCCCAGCTGTGA
- a CDS encoding acyl carrier protein, translating into MSATEKRIDMRIAEHIVEILVEKYEIPTETLELTAEFETMELDSLVLVELAVILQKHYGVSVDDWEIEAAKTIENTVAMLHDKGVPAPASAAV; encoded by the coding sequence ATGAGCGCGACCGAGAAGCGTATCGACATGCGAATTGCCGAGCACATTGTCGAGATCCTGGTGGAGAAGTACGAGATTCCCACCGAGACCCTCGAGCTCACCGCCGAGTTCGAAACGATGGAGCTGGACTCGCTCGTCCTGGTCGAACTGGCGGTGATCCTGCAGAAGCACTACGGGGTCAGCGTCGACGACTGGGAGATCGAGGCCGCGAAGACCATCGAGAACACCGTCGCCATGCTCCACGACAAGGGAGTTCCGGCACCCGCGTCGGCCGCCGTCTGA
- a CDS encoding DsbA family oxidoreductase: MATQVEPGTRPTPDAPQSTDGLFSPDLGTVTVWSDIGCPWATLALHTLHAAARRRGEQLLVDHRVFPLELFNRQSTPKPIIDAEIVAIGAKAPELGWRLWSSPEWSYPVTTLPAMEAVQAAKAPAVGGLAASDELDTALRRAFYAQGRCISVPSEILDVAAECESVDEAALAEALERGAGRAEIYRDFAVASGPRVQGSPHMFTAAGVDVHNPGATYRWTGDPYDGGFPDFTAYSEAWAEELLDSLQQKPS, encoded by the coding sequence ATGGCCACGCAGGTCGAACCAGGCACGCGCCCCACGCCGGACGCCCCGCAGAGCACGGACGGACTGTTCTCGCCCGACCTGGGGACGGTGACCGTCTGGTCGGACATCGGCTGCCCCTGGGCGACCCTGGCCCTGCACACCCTGCACGCCGCAGCCCGGCGGCGCGGTGAGCAACTCCTCGTCGACCACCGGGTCTTCCCGCTGGAGCTGTTCAACCGTCAGTCCACACCCAAGCCGATCATCGACGCCGAGATCGTGGCGATCGGGGCCAAGGCTCCCGAGCTGGGTTGGCGGCTGTGGTCGTCGCCCGAGTGGAGCTACCCGGTGACGACGCTGCCCGCGATGGAGGCCGTCCAGGCCGCCAAGGCCCCGGCCGTCGGCGGCCTGGCGGCCAGCGACGAGCTGGACACCGCGCTGCGCCGCGCCTTCTACGCCCAGGGCCGGTGCATCAGCGTCCCGTCGGAGATCCTCGACGTCGCCGCGGAGTGCGAGTCGGTGGACGAGGCGGCGCTGGCCGAGGCGCTGGAGCGTGGTGCGGGGCGGGCCGAGATCTACCGGGACTTCGCGGTGGCCAGCGGCCCGCGGGTCCAGGGCAGCCCGCACATGTTCACCGCCGCCGGCGTCGATGTGCACAACCCGGGCGCCACCTACCGGTGGACGGGAGACCCCTATGACGGCGGTTTCCCGGACTTCACGGCCTACTCGGAGGCCTGGGCGGAAGAACTGCTCGACAGCCTGCAGCAGAAGCCCAGCTGA
- a CDS encoding beta-ketoacyl-ACP synthase III: MSITPQSEQRVAVLKGLGTYLPPRVVSNEELSGRLETSDEWIRTRTGIRQRHWADQGTATGDLAFEAGARALKAAGVEKVDAVVLATTTPDHPCPATAPAVAARLGQGTVPAFDVSAVCAGFVYATAAASSLIVAGLAERVLVIGAETYSTILNPEDRTTSVIFGDGAGAIVLEAGTAGEPGALLGFDLGSDGEYPDLISIPAGGSRQRSEGTAPDPSAYYFSMQGKQVFAHAVNRMGESSAALLERIGWPTESVDRLVGHQANVRILHSLADLLGVERERAVVNLDRVGNTSAASIPLALADAVNGGAVKPGDRVLMTAFGGGLAWGSTALVWPDVDVV; this comes from the coding sequence ATGAGCATTACGCCGCAGTCCGAGCAGCGCGTCGCGGTTCTCAAGGGACTGGGGACCTATCTTCCCCCGCGTGTGGTCAGCAACGAGGAACTGTCCGGGCGGCTCGAGACGAGCGACGAGTGGATCAGGACCCGGACCGGGATCCGGCAGCGCCACTGGGCCGACCAGGGGACGGCGACGGGCGATCTCGCCTTCGAGGCGGGGGCCCGCGCGCTCAAGGCCGCAGGCGTCGAGAAGGTCGACGCGGTGGTCCTGGCCACCACCACCCCCGACCACCCCTGCCCGGCGACCGCCCCGGCCGTCGCCGCCCGCCTCGGGCAGGGGACGGTGCCCGCCTTCGACGTCTCCGCCGTCTGCGCCGGCTTCGTCTACGCCACGGCCGCCGCGTCGAGCCTGATCGTGGCGGGACTGGCCGAGCGCGTTCTGGTGATCGGTGCGGAGACGTACTCCACCATCCTCAACCCGGAGGACCGGACCACCTCGGTGATCTTCGGTGACGGCGCGGGGGCGATCGTGCTGGAGGCCGGCACCGCGGGCGAGCCCGGAGCGCTGCTCGGCTTCGACCTCGGCAGCGACGGCGAGTACCCGGACCTGATCAGCATCCCGGCCGGCGGCTCCCGGCAGCGCTCGGAGGGCACCGCCCCCGACCCGTCCGCGTACTACTTCTCGATGCAGGGCAAGCAGGTCTTCGCCCACGCGGTGAACAGGATGGGCGAGTCCTCCGCCGCCCTGCTCGAGCGGATCGGCTGGCCGACGGAGTCCGTCGACCGCCTGGTCGGGCACCAGGCCAACGTCCGCATCCTCCACTCGCTGGCCGATCTGCTCGGCGTCGAGCGTGAGCGCGCGGTGGTGAACCTCGACCGGGTGGGCAACACCTCCGCGGCGTCCATCCCTCTCGCCCTGGCCGACGCCGTGAACGGCGGGGCCGTCAAGCCGGGTGACCGGGTGCTCATGACCGCCTTCGGCGGCGGCCTCGCCTGGGGCTCGACCGCGCTGGTCTGGCCGGACGTCGACGTCGTCTGA
- a CDS encoding MarR family winged helix-turn-helix transcriptional regulator: MAENAAHGSGSTTPRGGPARPDLAAMVVPLGRALMAAEQPILDAHGLTMWAYSVLLHLDETPIRTQAALAEAIRADKTRIIAVLDDLAARELIRRQPDPLDRRVRLLSLTAEGRRLRDAVQSAVQEGEERLLAQLPAADRNGFLRALRSLSTLPVLTLTKPGPGTGQGPTAAEY, translated from the coding sequence ATGGCCGAGAACGCAGCTCACGGGAGCGGGAGCACCACACCGCGGGGAGGGCCGGCCCGCCCCGACCTCGCGGCGATGGTCGTGCCGCTCGGCCGTGCCCTGATGGCCGCTGAGCAGCCGATCCTCGACGCCCACGGCCTGACCATGTGGGCGTATTCGGTGCTGCTGCACCTCGACGAGACGCCGATCCGCACCCAGGCCGCACTCGCCGAGGCCATCCGGGCGGACAAGACCCGCATCATCGCCGTCCTCGACGACCTGGCGGCCCGCGAACTGATCCGCCGCCAGCCCGACCCCCTTGACCGGCGGGTGCGCCTGCTGTCGCTCACCGCCGAGGGCCGGCGGCTGCGGGACGCCGTCCAATCCGCCGTCCAGGAGGGCGAGGAGCGCCTGCTCGCCCAGCTGCCGGCCGCGGACCGCAACGGATTCCTCCGGGCTCTGCGGAGCCTGTCCACCCTCCCGGTCCTGACCCTGACGAAGCCCGGACCGGGGACGGGCCAGGGTCCGACTGCGGCCGAGTACTAG